One genomic segment of Litorilinea aerophila includes these proteins:
- a CDS encoding 2-hydroxyacid dehydrogenase produces the protein MPYTVLTNTELNDEIRAMLRDTCQVHVWAGQETDPALLQRAEGFFVYGHPKIDGAIMDRMPNLRVISNFGVGVDHINLDDARARGIAVGNTPGLVDGATADMTFALLMAIARNVVIGDRYARSPQFTVYDPNILHGYEVYGTTLGIVGMGNIGRQVARRARGFDMRILYHNRRPNPQAEAELGATYASLEELLAQADYVTLNVPLTPETRHLIGREQLRQMKPTAFLINVARGGVVDHDALVEALTQGWIAGAALDVTEPEPLPRDHPLLRMENVVIAPHLGSATRQTRYRMARRAVDNLLAGLRGEPLPSRIA, from the coding sequence ATGCCCTACACGGTACTCACCAATACCGAACTGAATGACGAAATCCGCGCCATGCTGCGCGATACGTGCCAGGTCCACGTCTGGGCCGGCCAGGAGACGGACCCCGCGCTCCTGCAACGGGCCGAAGGCTTCTTCGTCTACGGCCACCCCAAAATCGACGGCGCCATCATGGATCGCATGCCCAACCTGCGGGTGATCAGCAACTTCGGCGTGGGGGTGGACCACATTAACCTGGACGATGCCCGGGCCCGGGGCATTGCCGTGGGTAACACGCCCGGCCTGGTGGATGGCGCCACGGCCGACATGACCTTCGCCCTGCTCATGGCCATTGCCCGCAACGTGGTCATCGGCGATCGCTACGCCCGCAGCCCCCAGTTCACCGTCTACGACCCCAACATCCTCCACGGCTACGAGGTTTACGGCACCACCCTGGGCATCGTGGGCATGGGCAATATCGGCCGACAGGTGGCCCGCCGCGCCCGGGGTTTCGACATGCGCATCCTCTACCACAACCGCCGGCCCAATCCCCAGGCCGAAGCCGAGCTGGGCGCCACTTACGCCTCCCTGGAGGAGCTGCTGGCCCAGGCCGACTACGTCACCCTGAATGTCCCCCTGACGCCCGAGACCCGCCACCTCATCGGCCGGGAGCAGCTACGCCAGATGAAGCCCACCGCCTTCCTCATCAACGTGGCCCGGGGCGGCGTGGTGGACCACGACGCCCTGGTGGAAGCCCTCACCCAGGGCTGGATCGCCGGGGCCGCGCTGGATGTGACCGAGCCAGAACCCCTGCCCCGGGATCATCCCCTCCTGCGCATGGAGAACGTGGTGATTGCACCCCACCTGGGCAGCGCCACCCGGCAGACCCGCTACCGCATGGCCCGCCGCGCCGTGGATAACCTCCTGGCCGGCCTGCGGGGGGAGCCCCTGCCCAGCCGAATCGCCTAG
- a CDS encoding ABC transporter permease, whose protein sequence is MWLYLIRRILLMIPTLFAVTLISFAIIEAPPGDYLDSYVNNLISQQQAVDPAEIEALRARYGLGQPWYVRYFRWMNGILHGDLGRSLEWNQPVSKLILERLPWSLTISLASFAFSYLLALPIGLYSATHQYSPGDYAVTLIGFLGLAIPNFLLALIILWIYFKMTGKVAVGLFSDQYQMAPWSFAKFVDLLKHVWLPAVIVGTAGTAGLIRVMRANLLDELEKPYVMVARSKGLREGWLLFKYPFRIALNPVVSTIGWTLPALVNGELLASLVLGLPTIAPLFVGALMSQDMFLAGSIVLILSTLTLVGTLISDVLLAWLDPRIREAI, encoded by the coding sequence ATGTGGCTGTACCTTATCCGTCGCATCTTATTGATGATTCCGACCTTGTTCGCAGTAACCCTGATCTCCTTTGCCATCATTGAGGCGCCGCCGGGTGACTATCTGGACTCGTACGTGAACAACTTGATCTCCCAGCAACAGGCCGTGGATCCGGCGGAAATAGAGGCTTTGCGTGCCCGTTATGGATTGGGACAGCCGTGGTATGTCCGCTATTTCCGCTGGATGAACGGCATCCTGCACGGCGATCTAGGCCGCTCTTTAGAATGGAACCAGCCCGTATCCAAGCTGATCCTGGAACGCCTTCCCTGGAGTCTGACGATTTCTCTGGCTTCGTTTGCCTTTTCCTATCTGTTGGCCCTCCCCATCGGGCTCTATTCGGCCACCCATCAGTATTCGCCGGGCGATTATGCCGTTACCCTGATTGGATTCCTGGGCCTGGCCATTCCCAATTTTCTACTGGCCCTGATCATCCTCTGGATCTACTTCAAGATGACGGGCAAGGTGGCTGTGGGTCTCTTTTCCGACCAGTATCAGATGGCACCCTGGAGTTTTGCCAAGTTTGTGGACTTGCTCAAGCATGTCTGGCTGCCGGCTGTGATCGTGGGAACGGCCGGCACCGCGGGGCTGATCCGGGTCATGCGCGCCAACCTACTGGACGAACTGGAGAAGCCATACGTCATGGTGGCCCGCTCCAAGGGGTTGCGAGAAGGATGGCTGCTGTTCAAATATCCCTTCCGCATTGCGCTGAACCCTGTGGTGAGCACCATCGGCTGGACGTTGCCGGCCCTGGTGAACGGCGAACTGCTGGCATCCCTGGTGTTGGGGTTGCCCACCATTGCGCCGCTCTTCGTCGGCGCCTTAATGAGCCAGGACATGTTCCTGGCAGGCAGCATCGTCCTGATCCTCAGCACCCTGACCCTTGTCGGGACGTTGATTTCAGACGTGCTCCTGGCCTGGTTGGATCCTCGCATTCGCGAGGCGATCTGA
- a CDS encoding ABC transporter permease — MAVIEEVLRPDDHSPKSVETEVAVATPGQLMRWKFMRHRVAVVSLAVLVLFYLVALFAEFVAPYDPARYDTDFMMAPPQPIRFIDNGRFELRPFVYGLSSAMDPNTFKITYQVDPTQKYPIYFFVRGDPYKLWGVFETDLHLFGVKEGTLHLFGTDNQGRDMLSRIIYGGRISLSVGLLGIAISFIIGIVVGGISGYFGGVVDIIIQRVIEFLRSIPTLPLWMALSVALPPTWSVVQTYFGIVVILSLVGWTGLARVVRGKFMSLREEEYVMAAQLNGANEARIIFKHMLPSFYSHIIASLTLSVPGMILGETALSFIGLGLQPPAISWGVLLKDAQHIRVLANAPWLLLPGLFVVVAILCFNFVGDGLRDAADPYVN; from the coding sequence ATGGCTGTCATCGAAGAAGTGCTTCGCCCCGACGACCATAGCCCGAAGTCGGTAGAAACTGAAGTGGCTGTCGCCACCCCCGGGCAGCTCATGCGCTGGAAGTTCATGCGTCACCGGGTGGCGGTGGTTTCCCTGGCCGTGTTGGTCCTGTTCTATCTGGTAGCGCTCTTCGCTGAGTTCGTCGCCCCCTACGACCCTGCCCGCTATGATACTGATTTCATGATGGCGCCTCCGCAGCCCATCCGCTTTATTGACAACGGTCGCTTTGAACTGCGGCCTTTCGTCTATGGCCTGTCCTCCGCCATGGATCCGAACACGTTCAAGATTACCTACCAGGTGGATCCCACTCAAAAGTATCCCATCTACTTTTTCGTTCGGGGAGATCCGTACAAACTGTGGGGTGTGTTTGAGACAGATCTGCACCTCTTTGGTGTCAAAGAAGGAACCCTGCATTTGTTCGGTACGGACAACCAGGGTCGCGATATGCTCTCCCGCATCATCTATGGCGGACGCATCTCTCTGTCAGTCGGCCTCCTGGGCATTGCCATCAGCTTCATCATCGGCATCGTCGTAGGAGGCATCTCCGGCTATTTTGGCGGTGTGGTCGACATCATCATTCAGCGGGTCATCGAGTTCCTGCGTTCGATCCCCACCCTGCCCCTGTGGATGGCACTGAGCGTGGCCCTGCCGCCCACCTGGTCCGTCGTGCAGACCTATTTTGGCATTGTGGTCATCCTGTCGTTGGTGGGCTGGACCGGGTTGGCCCGGGTGGTGCGGGGTAAGTTCATGTCCCTCCGGGAGGAGGAGTACGTCATGGCGGCCCAGCTCAACGGCGCCAACGAAGCCCGGATCATCTTCAAGCACATGCTGCCTTCCTTTTACAGCCACATCATCGCTTCGTTGACCCTTAGCGTGCCAGGGATGATTTTGGGCGAGACAGCGCTGAGCTTTATCGGCCTGGGGCTCCAGCCGCCCGCCATCAGCTGGGGTGTTCTGCTCAAGGATGCCCAGCATATCCGGGTGTTGGCCAACGCACCCTGGCTTTTGCTTCCAGGCCTCTTTGTTGTGGTAGCCATCCTCTGCTTTAACTTCGTGGGGGATGGGCTGCGAGACGCCGCCGACCCCTACGTGAACTAG
- a CDS encoding ABC transporter ATP-binding protein yields the protein MDSDSILLEVRNLHTRFFSREGALAAVDGLSFNVRRGEALGIAGESGCGKSVTAQSILRIVPRHGKIVDGEILLHQDDKIVDLVRLDWKGREIRDIRGRVISMVFQEPMAGFSMAYTIGNQIMEVIQLHQRVNRQEARQRAIEILRRVGMPKPEQAIDAYPFALSGGMRQRAMIAMALACTPSLLIADEPTTAVDVTIQAQVLQLMKELQEEMGMALMVITHDLAVISELCDRVMVMYLGKDVESAPAGELFRNPKHPYTVGLLRSVPRLGEGKTQEIQAIEGSVPGPYARPTGCPFHPRCPEFIPHVCDVIPPPQVEVAPDHRVRCHLYADVQPQQEARMVAQNDD from the coding sequence ATGGATAGCGATTCGATATTGCTGGAAGTGCGAAACCTCCACACCCGCTTTTTTTCCCGGGAGGGGGCCCTGGCCGCAGTGGATGGCCTGAGCTTCAACGTCCGTCGGGGGGAGGCGCTGGGGATTGCCGGCGAAAGCGGCTGCGGCAAAAGCGTCACCGCCCAATCCATCCTGCGCATCGTGCCCCGACATGGCAAAATTGTGGACGGTGAAATCCTCCTCCACCAGGACGACAAAATCGTGGACCTGGTCCGCCTGGACTGGAAGGGCCGGGAGATCCGCGATATCCGGGGCCGGGTCATTTCCATGGTCTTCCAGGAGCCCATGGCCGGGTTCAGCATGGCCTACACCATCGGCAACCAGATCATGGAGGTGATCCAGCTCCATCAACGGGTGAATCGCCAGGAAGCCCGACAGCGGGCCATCGAGATCTTGCGGCGGGTGGGCATGCCGAAACCGGAGCAGGCCATCGATGCCTACCCGTTCGCCCTCAGTGGCGGCATGCGCCAGCGGGCCATGATCGCCATGGCTCTGGCCTGCACCCCTAGCCTCCTCATTGCCGATGAGCCCACCACCGCCGTGGATGTCACCATCCAGGCCCAGGTGTTGCAGTTGATGAAAGAGCTGCAGGAAGAAATGGGCATGGCCCTCATGGTCATCACCCACGATCTGGCCGTCATCTCTGAGCTCTGTGACCGGGTGATGGTCATGTACCTGGGCAAGGACGTGGAAAGTGCTCCCGCCGGTGAATTGTTTCGCAATCCCAAACATCCCTACACCGTTGGCCTGCTCCGTTCCGTGCCCCGGCTGGGGGAAGGAAAAACCCAGGAGATCCAGGCCATCGAGGGTAGTGTGCCCGGCCCCTATGCCCGGCCGACTGGCTGCCCATTCCATCCCCGGTGCCCTGAATTCATCCCCCACGTCTGTGATGTCATTCCTCCACCCCAGGTGGAAGTGGCCCCCGACCATCGGGTACGCTGCCATTTGTATGCAGACGTCCAGCCGCAGCAAGAAGCCAGGATGGTAGCACAAAATGATGACTGA
- a CDS encoding ABC transporter ATP-binding protein, whose protein sequence is MMTDPDSVLEVQDLTKHFPITRGFLRRVIGHVRAVDGVSFRLRRGETLALVGESGCGKTTTGRCVMRAIEPTSGSVFFRPAPDASPVDITRLDRRTLRDIQRHMGMIFQDPYASLNPRMTVLEIVGEPFITRKLLSDRRELERRVASLLQNVGLDPALMRRYPHAFSGGQRQRIAIARALALNPTLVVADEPVSALDVSVQAQILRLLKDLQQEFHLSYLFITHNLAVVEYLSDRVAVMYVGKIVELGDTAQIFTRPRHPYTEALLAAVPVIEVDGERRRERIVLEGDVADPAHVPDGCAFHPRCPYAAPICRTQEPPLVNMAGRDDAPHWVRCHFADELELRGVAYSATATPGATGQPNA, encoded by the coding sequence ATGATGACTGATCCGGATTCCGTGCTGGAAGTTCAAGATCTGACGAAGCACTTTCCCATCACCCGGGGATTTTTGCGGCGGGTTATCGGCCACGTTCGGGCTGTGGATGGAGTAAGCTTTCGCCTGCGTCGGGGTGAAACCCTGGCGCTGGTGGGCGAAAGCGGTTGTGGCAAAACCACCACAGGTCGTTGTGTCATGCGGGCCATCGAACCCACATCCGGCTCCGTCTTCTTTCGGCCTGCGCCGGATGCCAGCCCGGTGGACATTACCAGGCTCGATCGGCGGACCCTGCGGGATATCCAGCGCCACATGGGCATGATTTTCCAGGATCCGTACGCTTCCCTGAATCCCCGGATGACCGTTCTGGAGATTGTGGGGGAGCCGTTTATCACCCGAAAATTGCTCAGCGATCGACGGGAGCTGGAGCGCCGGGTGGCCAGCCTCTTACAAAACGTGGGCCTGGATCCAGCCCTGATGCGACGCTATCCCCATGCCTTCAGTGGCGGCCAGCGTCAGCGAATTGCCATCGCCCGAGCCCTGGCCTTGAACCCGACCCTGGTGGTCGCAGATGAACCGGTTTCCGCCTTGGACGTGTCGGTCCAGGCCCAGATCTTACGGCTACTCAAGGACCTGCAGCAGGAATTCCACCTTTCGTACCTCTTTATCACCCACAATCTGGCTGTGGTGGAATACCTCAGTGACCGGGTTGCCGTGATGTATGTAGGTAAAATCGTGGAGCTGGGAGACACAGCCCAAATCTTCACCCGGCCGAGGCATCCCTACACCGAGGCCTTACTGGCTGCTGTGCCCGTCATCGAGGTGGACGGGGAGCGCCGCCGGGAGCGTATTGTGTTGGAAGGCGATGTAGCAGACCCGGCCCACGTGCCCGATGGCTGTGCGTTCCATCCCCGGTGTCCGTATGCCGCCCCGATCTGTCGTACCCAGGAGCCTCCCCTGGTGAACATGGCGGGGCGGGATGACGCTCCCCACTGGGTCCGCTGCCATTTTGCAGACGAATTGGAGCTGCGCGGGGTCGCATACAGCGCCACGGCTACCCCGGGCGCAACCGGCCAACCCAACGCGTAG
- a CDS encoding ABC transporter substrate-binding protein yields MSIRHKSLKVLSLFLFCTLLLAACSQPASEPATGPAGEEPAASTADSGQTPSEAQSSSEAVGAPAGAGPILTDKPADAGERPVQQEIFNSPADYEAASGMAITEYHEAPQLAELVAAGELPPVAERLPKNPIVVKPEETIGKYGGQLRNNITGQNTLRSSEAGYFNYEPLTIHNPQGEIVPNVAESWEWSDDYTVLTLHLREGIKWSDGVPFTADDLLFWWEDYILNDELVPSKPTLLTRGEQLAEFTKVDDYTVQFAFAEPYALFTTYLGSWGFPRTDPTSMPKHYLSQFHPNYVEMEEIEAMMQEEGFDNWVDFFQHIRSFDNPDKPSISAWIPNEWPPQPIQTYHRNPYYWKVDTAGNQLPYIDELRTIRVADPEATLLKTIAGEFDFVRIAYLGGPANLPVLAENKESGNYRFAYANWMPNSFANIMFNFTTQDPVKRELYNDVRFRRALSVAINREEIVKLIYKGGVFPSQVAPAYGPPYHGESELFQSYAQFDPDLANQLLDEIGLTERDSEGFRLGPNGEELLLVISATTAWPVETPQVMELVKNYWAEVGIRATVKPEAGELWAARHNAGEHDISARGAHFGGGPVHPTLNSNTFALSGWQWAPDWALWLDTNGAQGVEPPDDVKRLRQLREQILGEPDEAKRNELMQEVFRIHMDNLWSIGIVVDDPKFGQLTVVNNRLRNVPTWSISGEWYPHIPASWFINE; encoded by the coding sequence ATGAGTATCAGACACAAGTCATTGAAGGTGCTATCTCTGTTTCTGTTCTGTACCCTTTTGTTGGCCGCGTGTTCCCAGCCGGCATCGGAGCCGGCCACCGGCCCGGCAGGGGAAGAGCCGGCAGCGTCGACCGCGGACAGCGGCCAGACGCCCAGCGAGGCTCAGTCATCCAGCGAGGCGGTGGGGGCGCCTGCAGGGGCGGGGCCTATCCTGACGGATAAGCCTGCCGATGCTGGTGAACGCCCTGTGCAACAGGAGATCTTCAACTCGCCAGCGGACTACGAGGCTGCCTCTGGCATGGCGATTACCGAATACCATGAGGCTCCCCAACTGGCCGAGCTGGTCGCTGCAGGCGAGTTGCCGCCGGTGGCCGAGCGCCTCCCCAAGAACCCCATCGTGGTGAAGCCGGAGGAAACCATCGGCAAGTACGGCGGCCAACTCCGCAACAACATCACCGGGCAGAACACCCTCCGCTCCTCCGAGGCCGGTTACTTCAACTACGAGCCGCTCACCATCCACAATCCCCAGGGAGAGATCGTGCCCAACGTGGCCGAATCTTGGGAATGGTCCGACGACTATACCGTGTTGACCCTGCATCTGCGCGAAGGCATCAAGTGGAGCGACGGCGTCCCGTTCACGGCGGATGACCTCCTGTTCTGGTGGGAGGACTACATCCTCAACGACGAACTGGTCCCCTCAAAGCCGACGCTGTTGACCCGGGGCGAGCAACTGGCGGAATTCACCAAGGTGGACGACTATACCGTCCAGTTCGCCTTTGCCGAGCCCTACGCCCTCTTCACTACCTACCTGGGCAGCTGGGGCTTCCCCCGCACCGACCCGACCAGCATGCCCAAGCATTATCTCTCCCAGTTCCACCCCAACTATGTCGAGATGGAAGAGATCGAAGCCATGATGCAGGAAGAAGGCTTCGACAACTGGGTGGACTTCTTCCAACACATACGCAGCTTTGACAACCCGGACAAGCCGTCCATTTCGGCCTGGATCCCCAATGAATGGCCACCCCAGCCCATCCAAACCTATCATCGCAACCCTTACTACTGGAAGGTGGATACGGCCGGGAATCAGTTGCCCTACATCGATGAACTGCGCACCATCCGGGTCGCGGATCCAGAAGCCACCCTGCTCAAGACCATCGCCGGGGAGTTTGATTTTGTGCGTATCGCTTACCTGGGTGGCCCGGCTAACCTGCCCGTCCTGGCGGAGAATAAAGAGAGCGGCAACTACCGCTTTGCCTATGCCAACTGGATGCCCAACTCCTTCGCCAACATCATGTTCAACTTTACCACCCAGGATCCGGTGAAGCGAGAACTCTATAACGATGTGCGCTTCCGCCGTGCCCTCTCAGTGGCCATCAACCGGGAAGAGATTGTCAAGCTGATTTATAAAGGCGGCGTCTTCCCCTCCCAGGTGGCCCCGGCCTATGGACCGCCCTATCACGGCGAGTCAGAGCTCTTCCAGTCCTATGCCCAGTTCGATCCAGATCTGGCCAATCAACTGTTGGATGAAATTGGGTTGACCGAGCGGGACAGTGAAGGCTTCCGGCTGGGTCCCAACGGTGAGGAGCTGCTCCTGGTGATCTCCGCCACCACGGCCTGGCCGGTGGAAACGCCCCAGGTGATGGAGCTGGTCAAGAACTACTGGGCAGAGGTGGGGATCCGCGCCACCGTAAAGCCCGAAGCTGGCGAACTCTGGGCTGCGCGCCATAACGCAGGGGAGCATGATATCTCTGCCCGGGGTGCCCATTTCGGCGGCGGTCCAGTCCATCCCACCCTGAACTCCAACACCTTCGCCCTCAGCGGCTGGCAGTGGGCACCGGACTGGGCCCTGTGGCTGGATACGAATGGCGCCCAGGGTGTGGAGCCGCCGGACGACGTGAAGCGCCTCCGGCAACTGCGGGAACAAATCCTGGGCGAGCCAGACGAGGCCAAGCGAAACGAGCTCATGCAGGAAGTGTTCCGCATCCACATGGATAATCTCTGGTCCATCGGCATCGTGGTGGACGATCCCAAGTTTGGCCAGCTCACGGTGGTCAATAACCGGTTGCGCAACGTGCCCACCTGGTCCATCTCCGGCGAGTGGTATCCCCACATCCCGGCCTCCTGGTTCATCAACGAATAG
- a CDS encoding thiamine pyrophosphate-requiring protein: MHVADAIAQILKAEGVKYLFAYPVNHLIEAAAKVDIRTIIVRQERIGLHMADAVSRLTSGEEIGVFCMQHGPGAENAFGGVAQAYGDSSPILVLPMGYPRAINQVQPNFNSALNYRHVTKSCEQLTVPEALPAAMRRAFSAVRNGRPRPALLEIPSDLIHAELPVPLIYQPVRKTRYGPDPEDVAIVADVLLEAQRPLIYAGQGIHYAKAWAELQELAELLEAPVTTTLNGKSAFPENHPLALGCANRSHPKPVYDFLHEADLIFGIGCSFSITSFGVKIPPGKTVVHATLDPADIQKDVPADYTLVGDARLTLQALVSAIRERLVSQRLGRAEALARRIREGKEAWLAEWMPKLTSDEKPLSPYRVIWDLMHTVDVANTIITHDAGSPRDQLAPFWESITPLSYIGWGKTTQLGYGLGLAMGAKLVHPEKLCINVWGDAAIGFTGMDFETAVRERIPILSILLNNFAMAIEIPIMPVSTAKYGSTNITGHYADMARAFGAYGERITEPDQIVPAIRRGIEKTREGVPALLEFITAQETAVSIY, encoded by the coding sequence ATGCATGTTGCTGACGCCATTGCCCAGATCCTGAAAGCCGAAGGGGTCAAATACCTCTTTGCCTATCCGGTCAACCACCTGATCGAGGCCGCCGCCAAGGTGGACATCCGCACCATCATCGTGCGCCAGGAGCGCATCGGCCTGCACATGGCCGACGCCGTCAGCCGCCTCACCAGCGGTGAGGAAATCGGCGTCTTCTGCATGCAGCACGGCCCCGGCGCGGAGAACGCCTTCGGCGGCGTGGCCCAGGCCTACGGCGATTCCTCGCCCATCCTGGTGTTGCCCATGGGCTACCCCCGGGCCATCAACCAGGTGCAGCCCAACTTCAACTCGGCCCTGAACTACCGCCATGTGACCAAATCCTGCGAGCAGCTCACGGTGCCCGAAGCCCTGCCCGCGGCCATGCGCCGGGCCTTCAGCGCGGTCCGCAACGGGCGTCCCCGCCCTGCCCTGCTGGAGATCCCCAGCGACCTGATCCACGCCGAGCTGCCCGTCCCCCTGATCTACCAGCCCGTCCGCAAGACCCGCTACGGGCCTGACCCCGAGGATGTGGCCATCGTGGCCGATGTCCTCCTGGAGGCCCAGCGCCCCCTCATCTACGCGGGCCAGGGCATCCACTATGCGAAAGCCTGGGCGGAACTGCAGGAGCTGGCCGAGCTGCTGGAGGCGCCCGTCACCACCACCCTCAACGGCAAGAGCGCCTTCCCCGAAAACCATCCCCTCGCCCTGGGCTGCGCCAACCGCAGCCATCCCAAGCCGGTCTACGACTTCCTCCACGAGGCCGACCTCATCTTCGGCATCGGCTGCAGCTTCAGCATCACCAGCTTCGGGGTCAAGATCCCCCCGGGCAAGACCGTGGTCCATGCCACCCTGGATCCCGCCGACATCCAGAAAGATGTGCCGGCCGACTACACCCTGGTGGGGGATGCCCGCCTGACCCTCCAGGCCCTGGTGAGCGCCATCCGGGAGCGGCTGGTTAGCCAGCGGCTGGGCCGGGCCGAAGCCCTGGCCCGACGCATCCGGGAAGGCAAGGAGGCCTGGCTGGCCGAGTGGATGCCCAAGCTGACCTCCGACGAGAAACCCCTCTCTCCATATCGGGTCATCTGGGATCTGATGCACACGGTGGATGTGGCCAACACCATCATCACCCACGACGCCGGCAGTCCCCGGGACCAGCTGGCCCCCTTCTGGGAGAGCATCACGCCCCTCTCCTACATCGGCTGGGGCAAGACTACCCAGCTGGGCTACGGCCTGGGCCTGGCCATGGGCGCCAAGCTAGTGCACCCGGAGAAGCTCTGCATCAACGTGTGGGGGGACGCAGCCATCGGCTTCACGGGCATGGACTTCGAGACCGCCGTGCGGGAGCGTATCCCCATCCTCTCCATCCTGCTCAACAACTTTGCCATGGCCATCGAAATCCCCATCATGCCGGTCTCCACGGCCAAATATGGCAGCACCAACATCACCGGCCACTATGCGGACATGGCCCGGGCCTTCGGCGCCTACGGCGAGCGGATCACCGAGCCGGACCAGATCGTGCCGGCCATCCGCCGGGGCATCGAGAAGACCCGGGAAGGCGTGCCCGCGCTGCTGGAGTTCATCACCGCCCAGGAGACGGCAGTGTCCATCTATTGA
- a CDS encoding glycoside hydrolase family 32 protein, protein MPTHPNPAIARAMASVEAAAARAAADPTRPIYHFRPPANWMNDPNGTIYHNGYYHLFYQHNPYDDQWGHIHWGHARSTDLVHWEHLPIALWPSTELGEAHCFSGCARVNGQGQPMLFYTKVGPDQDGHRPPNEQWAALGDPDWITWQKHPANPILSLETHGGPPFEGDWRDPYIFEEAGRTFLVLGGAFDEVAAVALYEADDDSLTRWHYRGLLHQSPRSAVRFHECPNFFKVGDQWILLTSPYRPVEYLTGTFHLDSLTFTPSRHGILDPGQGQVPNFYATNTLYDPTGRCILLGWVRGFPPGRGWNGCLALPRVLTLGPDGIPRQSPVPEVAQLRAEHTACADLPLSPSGYVLDAEGDALEIHLSCRLGKAQAVELRLRRSPDGEEAIPVTWDGRSLTVAGTAVPLAEPTQPALKLQLFLDRSVLELFADDGRIAVTRVIQADPGHQGLELRAQGGTAHVESLDIWRMRPI, encoded by the coding sequence ATGCCAACCCATCCCAATCCCGCCATCGCCCGTGCCATGGCCAGTGTGGAAGCTGCGGCAGCCAGGGCGGCCGCCGACCCCACCCGGCCGATCTACCACTTCCGGCCGCCGGCCAACTGGATGAACGACCCCAACGGCACCATCTACCACAACGGCTATTACCACCTCTTCTACCAGCACAATCCCTATGACGACCAATGGGGTCACATCCACTGGGGCCACGCCCGCAGCACCGACCTGGTCCACTGGGAACACCTGCCTATCGCCCTCTGGCCCTCCACCGAACTGGGCGAGGCCCACTGCTTCTCCGGCTGTGCCCGGGTCAACGGCCAGGGACAGCCCATGCTCTTCTACACCAAAGTGGGGCCGGACCAGGACGGCCATCGGCCGCCCAATGAGCAGTGGGCCGCACTGGGCGACCCCGACTGGATTACCTGGCAAAAACACCCGGCCAATCCCATCCTCTCCCTGGAAACCCACGGCGGCCCCCCTTTCGAGGGCGACTGGCGCGACCCCTACATTTTCGAAGAAGCCGGCCGCACCTTTCTGGTCCTGGGCGGGGCCTTCGACGAGGTGGCCGCCGTCGCCCTCTACGAAGCCGACGACGACAGCCTGACCCGCTGGCACTACCGGGGCCTGCTCCACCAGAGCCCCCGCAGCGCCGTCCGCTTCCACGAATGCCCCAACTTCTTCAAGGTCGGCGACCAGTGGATCCTGCTCACCTCGCCCTATCGCCCGGTGGAGTACCTGACCGGCACCTTCCACCTGGACAGCCTGACCTTTACCCCCTCACGCCACGGCATCCTGGACCCCGGCCAGGGCCAGGTGCCCAACTTCTATGCCACCAACACCCTCTATGACCCCACCGGCCGCTGTATCCTCCTGGGCTGGGTGCGAGGTTTCCCGCCAGGACGTGGCTGGAACGGCTGCCTGGCCCTCCCCCGGGTCCTGACCCTGGGTCCGGACGGCATCCCGCGCCAGTCCCCCGTTCCGGAAGTGGCCCAGCTCCGGGCCGAACACACAGCCTGCGCCGACCTCCCCCTCTCCCCCAGTGGCTATGTTCTGGACGCCGAGGGGGATGCCCTGGAAATTCACCTCTCCTGCAGGCTGGGGAAGGCCCAGGCCGTGGAGCTGCGCCTGCGTCGCTCACCAGACGGCGAGGAGGCCATCCCGGTCACTTGGGATGGCCGAAGCCTGACCGTGGCCGGCACGGCCGTCCCCCTGGCCGAACCCACTCAGCCAGCCCTGAAGCTGCAACTCTTCCTGGATCGATCGGTGCTGGAGCTCTTCGCGGATGACGGCCGCATCGCGGTCACCCGGGTCATCCAGGCGGATCCCGGCCACCAGGGGCTGGAACTCCGAGCCCAGGGCGGCACCGCCCATGTGGAATCCCTGGACATCTGGCGGATGCGGCCCATCTAA